The Coprobacillus cateniformis genome includes a window with the following:
- a CDS encoding transposase: MPRVHTVTAYALISHIAEIERFQNANKVTSYAGVTPVFFSSAVKGKNVQNKNQGNRELYAMLYLLLCNKYK; the protein is encoded by the coding sequence ATACCCAGAGTCCATACAGTTACTGCATATGCATTAATATCACATATTGCTGAAATAGAACGATTTCAAAATGCTAATAAAGTAACGAGTTATGCAGGAGTTACCCCAGTCTTTTTTAGTTCAGCAGTAAAAGGAAAGAATGTACAAAATAAAAACCAAGGTAATAGAGAACTGTATGCAATGCTTTATCTTTTGCTATGCAACAAGTACAAGTGA